One Bombus pyrosoma isolate SC7728 linkage group LG11, ASM1482585v1, whole genome shotgun sequence DNA segment encodes these proteins:
- the LOC122573046 gene encoding uncharacterized protein LOC122573046 — translation MSWLFGKKKRHKDSPPDSTEEEQSSSQSDGFDIISMPPAMPMDTSHNTAATHSSSNLYPYVPPVPNFGQGLPPELHKDYNQGENAPHYLNGVPFKLCKRLEINASNDFEIDNLRISEILSFIERIENRNYDYSFSLEESIMAEMSSRSDE, via the coding sequence ATGTCTTGGTTATtcggaaagaagaaacgacatAAGGACTCGCCTCCCGATTCGACGGAAGAAGAACAGTCATCGAGTCAAAGCGACGGATTCGATATCATTTCAATGCCCCCAGCAATGCCAATGGATACAAGCCACAACACCGCGGCTACTCATTCTAGTAGTAATTTATATCCGTACGTTCCTCCTGTTCCAAATTTTGGCCAAGGTTTACCGCCCGAATTGCACAAAGACTATAATCAAGGAGAGAACGCACCGCACTATCTGAACGGAGTTCCATTTAAACTGTGCAAACGTCTGGAGATTAACGCGAGCAACGATTTCGAGATAGACAACCTTAGAATTAGCGAGATTTTGTCTTTTATAGAGAGaatagaaaatcgaaattacgATTATAGTTTCTCGTTGGAAGAAAGCATCATGGCAGAAATGAGCAGTAGAAGCGACGAATGA
- the LOC122573044 gene encoding transmembrane protein 222 codes for MKEEELLSEPQEYSDNMSNIDLAINLERQKFPFCIVWTPLPILTYFLPIIGHVGIATSTGVIRDFAGPYHVAEDNMTFGKPTKYLQLNYTKAKGGVQGWDSAVAHASEIYKNRMHNLCCDNCHSHVATALDLMSYDNSNNWNMVKVALLMLIRGKYVSFSGFLKTWLPFYLLVFAITSLCLVLR; via the exons atgaaagagGAGGAATTGTTGTCTGAACCGCAAGAGTACTCCGATAATATGTCAAATATAGATCTTGCTATTAATTTGGAAAGGCAAAAATTCCCATTTTGTATAGTTTGGACACCTCTACCGATTCTGAC ATATTTCTTACCGATCATTGGTCACGTGGGGATTGCCACTTCTACCGGTGTGATACGAGACTTCGCTGGCCCGTATCACGTTGCGGAAGATAATATGACGTTTGGAAAGCCCACGAAATACTTGCAATTGAACTATACCAAAGCCAAAGGAGGCGTTCAGGGATGGGATTCTGCTGTCGCACATGCGAGtgaaatctataaaaataggATG CACAATTTATGCTGCGACAACTGTCATTCTCACGTAGCTACAGCGTTAGACCTAATGTCCTAtgataattcgaataattggAATATGGTAAAGGTTGCGTTGCTTATGCTTATTCGGGGAAAGTATGTAAG tttttcagGTTTTCTTAAAACTTGGCTGCCATTTTATCTTCTGGTGTTCGCCATCACCTCGCTTTGTCTGGTACTACGATAA
- the LOC122573023 gene encoding uncharacterized protein LOC122573023 isoform X1 gives MLALKAIVGISLWWSIVVTGEGNIVRNEDICGAQNGRRLYLELGEKGILYARNVSLIKNEPRQEGSQVYTTNSSHAQCNLELVTCPSCVIIVTFESIALSHHCGDGSVTLDSPCRCDYVWISEPPYEDVSGTPFCGLYAPITYRSSTRTLSITLLYSQSHKHAFTLEYTAERNRLHLRGTELTTATGQAAKGLNNTGGGILTSPFFPARYPRDLGLEYVVTCPSEAPSCRIRLLFSDFQLATVSIMEFYDWNGQRLDVSSGARFRPPVIMSSGPSLLIRFYANGGTGLGYKAFYSFVIGHPLDKSVQPITDCGGYVENLGGTITMLDMVGEGVKTYDCVWLIRPPKNFLHMKTHMYLKVITFADMAGNTELVVKQGPTSALLPLEILRHPASQVQPPRHREHVAPVTSGFHVSLRGTFGSSSHLAIAYAAFSYMDCFAGSDFLCRNHRCIPSQLNCDGFDHCGDNSDEPATCFQDWELEPQDRKWHANKANYYFPKIDRYPDLKTATLVFVASSLGLIVLISALIILLYRIGARARQQRELQSRLQTISELLVFDIADGARIDEITVSDDPPVYEAPPGYDEVVKLGFDSEIIARRKKRALGRETRDRSSPSQSCSLDVERSSSVCSLAEMAGSSRGSGRATSSSNQDAGITKNRTTTRRLPESPPPPYVTPPGSISRHFNVSGLASIDSNTRERHDEEQEEGKEKEEESRRRNWLRRAGEPFSSPLSGNDDLPGPTTPGDLEARGSLVSINVEFLGAYSPTCSASNSIRTASVSCDSQRRTSRAASIDAESLDRGDRGGDAEETVEGEKRSGATIESDMEEQIGEPCEGPGDQPTVEDAVADSVTEDNVKSDDGFVSGCSCEGACGCATVRRSSSFRERTIGRLWSVRRITADQNAERSATEETNRRRWQRESGKRSGQEQKRNEKKENAVGYTRRGRKVEEREDEDMEEEEREEREEGKEGGSSYQSRSSTIVKLLGARMGKWQNGSAGSTVASTASSTPCGTFGKSMRKLPVCSRDGYLGRTSTIGSISSYEKLCNGEFEESRMNLHASDPVSIGSSYRERRGYRRYSSCDLQSLYEGMRILDGFLARRGLAVAHTRKQSVTVMLFGTPEHGAIRRRPIGEEGTIREIGRVSRLSLDGLSN, from the exons ATGCTAGCGCTAAAAGCGATTGTAGGGATATCGCTATGGTGGTCGATCGTGGTAACGGGTGAAGGTAACATCGTCCGTAATGAGGATATCTGCGGAGCTCAGAACGGACGGCGATTGTATCTGGAGCTAGGAGAGAAGGGTATTCTATACGCCAGAAACGTCTCGCTGATAAAGAACGAGCCGAGACAAGAGGGCTCTCAGGTATATACGACCAACAGCTCCCACGCTCAGTGTAATCTCGAGCTGGTGACATGTCCGTCCTGCGTGATAATCGTCACCTTCGAGAGCATCGCGTTGTCGCATCATTGCGGCGACGGCAGCGTCACGTTGGATAGCCCGTGCAG GTGCGATTACGTGTGGATCTCGGAGCCGCCGTACGAGGATGTGTCGGGAACTCCGTTTTGCGGACTGTACGCGCCGATCACGTACAGGTCCAGCACGAGAACTTTGTCGATCACGCTGCTTTACAGTCAGTCGCACAAGCACGCGTTCACGCTGGAGTACACGGCGGAGA GGAACAGATTACACCTGAGGGGTACCGAATTGACAACGGCGACCGGTCAAGCAGCCAAGGGATTGAACAACACCGGCGGTGGGATTTTAACGTCTCCGTTCTTCCCGGCTCGGTATCCTCGCGATCTTGGCTTGGAGTACGTGGTCACCTGTCCCAGTGAAGCACCGTCCTGCCGCATCAGGTTGTTGTTCAGTGATTTTCAGCTGGCGACCGTGTCGATAATGGAG TTCTACGATTGGAACGGTCAACGATTGGACGTGAGTAGCGGCGCGAGATTTCGGCCACCGGTAATAATGAGCTCCGGCCCTTCGTTGCTGATACGATTCTACGCAAATGGCGGCACCGGATTGGGTTACAAGGCTTTCTATTCATTCGTGATTGGACACCCCTTGGACAAGTCCGTGCAACCGATAACCGACTGCGGCGGCTACGTGGAGAATCTTGGTGGCACGATTACCATGTTGGATATGGTGGGCGAGGGGGTAAAAACTTACGACTGCGTCTGGCTGATCAGGCCCCCCAAGAACTTTTTACACATGAAAACGCATATGTATCTGAAGGTGATCACGTTCGCGGACATGG CCGGCAATACCGAATTAGTGGTAAAACAGGGGCCCACTTCGGCTCTTTTGCCGCTCGAGATCCTCAGACATCCAGCGAGTCAGGTGCAACCACCGAGGCACAGAGAGCACGTCGCTCCCGTCACCAGCGGCTTTCACGTCAGTCTACGAGGAACGTTTGGCTCGTCCTCGCACCTGGCGATTGCCTACGCGGCCTTCAGTTACATGG ACTGTTTCGCGGGATCGGACTTTCTTTGCCGCAATCACAGATGCATACCGAGTCAGCTGAATTGCGACGGTTTCGATCACTGCGGCGACAACAGCGACGAACCGGCAACCTGCTTTCAAG ATTGGGAGCTCGAACCTCAGGATCGAAAATGGCACGCGAACAAGGCGAATTACTACTTTCCAAAGATCGATCGCTACCCAGACCTGAAGACGGCTACTCTGGTGTTTGTGGCGAGCAGCCTCGGACTGATCGTCTTGATATCGGCGCTGATCATCTTGCTGTACAGAATTGGCGCCAGAGCCAGGCAGCAAAGAGAGCTTCAGTCAAGACTGCAAACGATCAGCGAGCTTCTAG TTTTCGATATTGCAGACGGAGCGCGAATCGACGAAATCACGGTGTCGGACGACCCGCCGGTGTACGAAGCACCACCTGGCTACGACGAGGTGGTCAAGCTCGGATTCGACTCGGAGATCATCgctcgaagaaagaagagggcGCTCGGTCGAGAAACTCGCGACAGGAGTTCGCCCAGTCAAAGCTGCTC GTTGGACGTCGAACGATCCTCCTCGGTTTGTTCGCTGGCCGAGATGGCAGGCAGCAGTCGCGGGAGCGGTCGCGCTACGTCGAGCTCCAACCAGGACGCGGGGATTACGAAGAACCGAACTACGACTCGGCGGTTGCCCGAGAGCCCACCGCCGCCGTACGTCACTCCTCCAGGATCGATATCGCGACATTTCAACGTATCCGGATTAgcgtcgatcgattcgaacACGC GCGAACGGCACGACGAAGAACAGGAGGAGGgaaaggagaaggaggaggaatCGCGTCGGCGGAACTGGCTTCGTCGAGCCGGCGAACCGTTCTCATCGCCCTTGTCCGGAAACGACGATCTTCCAGGACCGACCACCCCGGGGGACCTCGAAGCACGGGGATCATTGGTCTCGATCAACGTCGAATTTCTCGGTGCGTATTCGCCGACTTGCAGCGCTTCGAATTCGATCCGAACGGCCAGCGTCTCGTGTGATTCGCAGCGGAGAACCTCGCGCGCTGCTTCGATCGACGCGGAGTCGTTGGATCGCGGAGACCGAGGAGGAGACGCGGAAGAAACTGTCGAGGGGGAGAAACGATCCGGAGCAACCATCGAGTCGGACATGGAAGAACAGATCGGGGAACCGTGCGAGGGTCCGGGCGACCAGCCAACCGTCGAGGATGCCGTCGCGGACAGCGTTACCGAGGATAACGTCAAGTCCGACGACGGTTTCGTGTCCGGATGCTCCTGCGAAGGTGCCTGCGGCTGCGCCACCGTTCGTCGATCGTCGTCGTTCAGAGAGCGAACCATCGGCCGCCTGTGGTCGGTTCGCCGCATTACCGCGGACCAAAACGCGGAACGCTCGGCGACGGAAGAGACGAATAGGCGACGCTGGCAGAGGGAAAGTGGAAAGAGATCGGGCCAGGAACAAaagcgaaacgaaaagaaggaGAATGCTGTGGGGTATACGAGAAGGGGTAGGAAGGTGGAAGAGCGAGAGGACGAAGATATGGAAGAGGAGGAACGAGAGGAACGAGAGGAGggaaaagaaggaggaagcAGCTATCAGTCAAGAAGCAGTACGATCGTGAAATTGTTGGGCGCGAGAATGGGTAAATGGCAAAATGGAAGCGCCGGGTCCACGGTTGCATCTACGGCGAGTTCGACGCCGTGCGGTACCTTCGGGAAGTCCATGAGGAAATTGCCGGTTTGCTCGCGCGACGGATACCTCGGCAGAACGTCGACGATCGGATCGATCAGCAGTTACGAGAAGTTGTGCAACGGCGAGTTCGAAGAGTCGCGGATGAATTTGCACGCCTCCGATCCGGTCTCGATCGGATCGTCGTACCGCGAACGACGAGGCTACCGACGATACTCGAGCTGCGATCTGCAGAGTCTCTACGAAGGAATGAGGATCTTGGATGGATTCCTGGCGCGAAGGGGCCTGGCGGTCGCGCACACTCGGAAACAATCGGTAACGGTGATGTTGTTCGGAACACCGGAGCACGGAGCTATACGGCGACGACCTATCGGCGAGGAGGGAACGATTCGCGAGATTGGACGCGTTTCTCGACTCAGTCTGGACGGTCTTTCGAATTGA
- the LOC122573023 gene encoding uncharacterized protein LOC122573023 isoform X2, with protein sequence MLALKAIVGISLWWSIVVTGEGNIVRNEDICGAQNGRRLYLELGEKGILYARNVSLIKNEPRQEGSQVYTTNSSHAQCNLELVTCPSCVIIVTFESIALSHHCGDGSVTLDSPCRCDYVWISEPPYEDVSGTPFCGLYAPITYRSSTRTLSITLLYSQSHKHAFTLEYTAERNRLHLRGTELTTATGQAAKGLNNTGGGILTSPFFPARYPRDLGLEYVVTCPSEAPSCRIRLLFSDFQLATVSIMEFYDWNGQRLDVSSGARFRPPVIMSSGPSLLIRFYANGGTGLGYKAFYSFVIGHPLDKSVQPITDCGGYVENLGGTITMLDMVGEGVKTYDCVWLIRPPKNFLHMKTHMYLKVITFADMAGNTELVVKQGPTSALLPLEILRHPASQVQPPRHREHVAPVTSGFHVSLRGTFGSSSHLAIAYAAFSYMDCFAGSDFLCRNHRCIPSQLNCDGFDHCGDNSDEPATCFQDWELEPQDRKWHANKANYYFPKIDRYPDLKTATLVFVASSLGLIVLISALIILLYRIGARARQQRELQSRLQTISELLDGARIDEITVSDDPPVYEAPPGYDEVVKLGFDSEIIARRKKRALGRETRDRSSPSQSCSLDVERSSSVCSLAEMAGSSRGSGRATSSSNQDAGITKNRTTTRRLPESPPPPYVTPPGSISRHFNVSGLASIDSNTRERHDEEQEEGKEKEEESRRRNWLRRAGEPFSSPLSGNDDLPGPTTPGDLEARGSLVSINVEFLGAYSPTCSASNSIRTASVSCDSQRRTSRAASIDAESLDRGDRGGDAEETVEGEKRSGATIESDMEEQIGEPCEGPGDQPTVEDAVADSVTEDNVKSDDGFVSGCSCEGACGCATVRRSSSFRERTIGRLWSVRRITADQNAERSATEETNRRRWQRESGKRSGQEQKRNEKKENAVGYTRRGRKVEEREDEDMEEEEREEREEGKEGGSSYQSRSSTIVKLLGARMGKWQNGSAGSTVASTASSTPCGTFGKSMRKLPVCSRDGYLGRTSTIGSISSYEKLCNGEFEESRMNLHASDPVSIGSSYRERRGYRRYSSCDLQSLYEGMRILDGFLARRGLAVAHTRKQSVTVMLFGTPEHGAIRRRPIGEEGTIREIGRVSRLSLDGLSN encoded by the exons ATGCTAGCGCTAAAAGCGATTGTAGGGATATCGCTATGGTGGTCGATCGTGGTAACGGGTGAAGGTAACATCGTCCGTAATGAGGATATCTGCGGAGCTCAGAACGGACGGCGATTGTATCTGGAGCTAGGAGAGAAGGGTATTCTATACGCCAGAAACGTCTCGCTGATAAAGAACGAGCCGAGACAAGAGGGCTCTCAGGTATATACGACCAACAGCTCCCACGCTCAGTGTAATCTCGAGCTGGTGACATGTCCGTCCTGCGTGATAATCGTCACCTTCGAGAGCATCGCGTTGTCGCATCATTGCGGCGACGGCAGCGTCACGTTGGATAGCCCGTGCAG GTGCGATTACGTGTGGATCTCGGAGCCGCCGTACGAGGATGTGTCGGGAACTCCGTTTTGCGGACTGTACGCGCCGATCACGTACAGGTCCAGCACGAGAACTTTGTCGATCACGCTGCTTTACAGTCAGTCGCACAAGCACGCGTTCACGCTGGAGTACACGGCGGAGA GGAACAGATTACACCTGAGGGGTACCGAATTGACAACGGCGACCGGTCAAGCAGCCAAGGGATTGAACAACACCGGCGGTGGGATTTTAACGTCTCCGTTCTTCCCGGCTCGGTATCCTCGCGATCTTGGCTTGGAGTACGTGGTCACCTGTCCCAGTGAAGCACCGTCCTGCCGCATCAGGTTGTTGTTCAGTGATTTTCAGCTGGCGACCGTGTCGATAATGGAG TTCTACGATTGGAACGGTCAACGATTGGACGTGAGTAGCGGCGCGAGATTTCGGCCACCGGTAATAATGAGCTCCGGCCCTTCGTTGCTGATACGATTCTACGCAAATGGCGGCACCGGATTGGGTTACAAGGCTTTCTATTCATTCGTGATTGGACACCCCTTGGACAAGTCCGTGCAACCGATAACCGACTGCGGCGGCTACGTGGAGAATCTTGGTGGCACGATTACCATGTTGGATATGGTGGGCGAGGGGGTAAAAACTTACGACTGCGTCTGGCTGATCAGGCCCCCCAAGAACTTTTTACACATGAAAACGCATATGTATCTGAAGGTGATCACGTTCGCGGACATGG CCGGCAATACCGAATTAGTGGTAAAACAGGGGCCCACTTCGGCTCTTTTGCCGCTCGAGATCCTCAGACATCCAGCGAGTCAGGTGCAACCACCGAGGCACAGAGAGCACGTCGCTCCCGTCACCAGCGGCTTTCACGTCAGTCTACGAGGAACGTTTGGCTCGTCCTCGCACCTGGCGATTGCCTACGCGGCCTTCAGTTACATGG ACTGTTTCGCGGGATCGGACTTTCTTTGCCGCAATCACAGATGCATACCGAGTCAGCTGAATTGCGACGGTTTCGATCACTGCGGCGACAACAGCGACGAACCGGCAACCTGCTTTCAAG ATTGGGAGCTCGAACCTCAGGATCGAAAATGGCACGCGAACAAGGCGAATTACTACTTTCCAAAGATCGATCGCTACCCAGACCTGAAGACGGCTACTCTGGTGTTTGTGGCGAGCAGCCTCGGACTGATCGTCTTGATATCGGCGCTGATCATCTTGCTGTACAGAATTGGCGCCAGAGCCAGGCAGCAAAGAGAGCTTCAGTCAAGACTGCAAACGATCAGCGAGCTTCTAG ACGGAGCGCGAATCGACGAAATCACGGTGTCGGACGACCCGCCGGTGTACGAAGCACCACCTGGCTACGACGAGGTGGTCAAGCTCGGATTCGACTCGGAGATCATCgctcgaagaaagaagagggcGCTCGGTCGAGAAACTCGCGACAGGAGTTCGCCCAGTCAAAGCTGCTC GTTGGACGTCGAACGATCCTCCTCGGTTTGTTCGCTGGCCGAGATGGCAGGCAGCAGTCGCGGGAGCGGTCGCGCTACGTCGAGCTCCAACCAGGACGCGGGGATTACGAAGAACCGAACTACGACTCGGCGGTTGCCCGAGAGCCCACCGCCGCCGTACGTCACTCCTCCAGGATCGATATCGCGACATTTCAACGTATCCGGATTAgcgtcgatcgattcgaacACGC GCGAACGGCACGACGAAGAACAGGAGGAGGgaaaggagaaggaggaggaatCGCGTCGGCGGAACTGGCTTCGTCGAGCCGGCGAACCGTTCTCATCGCCCTTGTCCGGAAACGACGATCTTCCAGGACCGACCACCCCGGGGGACCTCGAAGCACGGGGATCATTGGTCTCGATCAACGTCGAATTTCTCGGTGCGTATTCGCCGACTTGCAGCGCTTCGAATTCGATCCGAACGGCCAGCGTCTCGTGTGATTCGCAGCGGAGAACCTCGCGCGCTGCTTCGATCGACGCGGAGTCGTTGGATCGCGGAGACCGAGGAGGAGACGCGGAAGAAACTGTCGAGGGGGAGAAACGATCCGGAGCAACCATCGAGTCGGACATGGAAGAACAGATCGGGGAACCGTGCGAGGGTCCGGGCGACCAGCCAACCGTCGAGGATGCCGTCGCGGACAGCGTTACCGAGGATAACGTCAAGTCCGACGACGGTTTCGTGTCCGGATGCTCCTGCGAAGGTGCCTGCGGCTGCGCCACCGTTCGTCGATCGTCGTCGTTCAGAGAGCGAACCATCGGCCGCCTGTGGTCGGTTCGCCGCATTACCGCGGACCAAAACGCGGAACGCTCGGCGACGGAAGAGACGAATAGGCGACGCTGGCAGAGGGAAAGTGGAAAGAGATCGGGCCAGGAACAAaagcgaaacgaaaagaaggaGAATGCTGTGGGGTATACGAGAAGGGGTAGGAAGGTGGAAGAGCGAGAGGACGAAGATATGGAAGAGGAGGAACGAGAGGAACGAGAGGAGggaaaagaaggaggaagcAGCTATCAGTCAAGAAGCAGTACGATCGTGAAATTGTTGGGCGCGAGAATGGGTAAATGGCAAAATGGAAGCGCCGGGTCCACGGTTGCATCTACGGCGAGTTCGACGCCGTGCGGTACCTTCGGGAAGTCCATGAGGAAATTGCCGGTTTGCTCGCGCGACGGATACCTCGGCAGAACGTCGACGATCGGATCGATCAGCAGTTACGAGAAGTTGTGCAACGGCGAGTTCGAAGAGTCGCGGATGAATTTGCACGCCTCCGATCCGGTCTCGATCGGATCGTCGTACCGCGAACGACGAGGCTACCGACGATACTCGAGCTGCGATCTGCAGAGTCTCTACGAAGGAATGAGGATCTTGGATGGATTCCTGGCGCGAAGGGGCCTGGCGGTCGCGCACACTCGGAAACAATCGGTAACGGTGATGTTGTTCGGAACACCGGAGCACGGAGCTATACGGCGACGACCTATCGGCGAGGAGGGAACGATTCGCGAGATTGGACGCGTTTCTCGACTCAGTCTGGACGGTCTTTCGAATTGA
- the LOC122573027 gene encoding uncharacterized protein LOC122573027 gives MVSRTSKPVLPVTDEISSRKLMRRSQLIVDCLRRRPSFVLLLLPAAFLASFYVVSSEKDYDLEPRYPSFVKSYNAVDGTMEGYLVWNSRCQMPSKKPVDPSIRSYVKKKAFEKCASEPPFTGLSLRENGTVVLSVNPATAARHPGLRCCWSPVYRAEKQPKKPTKDNNVDSSIVVKRCESFEKETTTPDDAQAVMVSCTVDSKIGGGGGQRGKPIYENVHAIPNPEKVRDRTRRNDSQQSTTFGTVALSRKLSVLLLGIDSVSRLNFIRSMPITERYLLETGWLRFDGYNKMGDNTFPNLMAILTGQNQSQAYSLCKPTVPYMLDRCPFLWRNFRDAGYATAYGEDETALNTFNYLKMGFVEPPTDYYLRPYMLACEKLLKVKKRFGLKYCTGPETSFDRILDYATEYARAFRGSPYFGFFWTISVSHENANGLSSMDGRLLDKLKRLESEGIANDTMIVLLSDHGMRWGPIRNTFVGWYEERLPFLYLWLPEWFREERPEAYSSLRANQRRLISPFDLYETLRDVLRLSGGSANPSSGCPGCRSLLAGPVPLERGCSDVGISSHWCACSAFESVDTRDPIAQKGAQVFLDHVDKLLDGYRDKKGRRLCAKLRLKKLHRVDRVIDFGNSSSVAYFYMIQVSPGDAKFEVTVRYHENGTYTLSDHEVSRINPYASTAECLDRGTKQYCHCLK, from the exons ATGGTTTCGCGAACATCGAAGCCGGTGTTGCCTGTCACCGACGAAATCTCCTCGCGGAAACTCATGAGACGGTCCCAGTTGATCGTCGATTGCCTTCGTCGACGACCGAGTTTCGTTCTGCTGCTGTTGCCTGCTGCTTTCCTGGCCAGCTTCTACGTCGTTTCTTCGGAAAAGGATTACGATCTCGAGCCACGATATCCGTCCTTCGTCAAGTCATACAACGCGGTCGACG GTACGATGGAAGGTTACCTGGTGTGGAATTCGAGATGCCAAATGCCATCGAAGAAACCCGTTGACCCGTCGATCCGATCCTACGTGAAGAAGAAGGCGTTTGAAAAATGCGCGAGCGAGCCGCCGTTTACCGGTTTGTCCCTACGAGAAAACGGCACCGTGGTTCTGTCCGTGAACCCGGCCACTGCGGCCCGTCATCCCGGCCTCAGATGCTGTTGGTCGCCGGTGTACAGAGCCGAGAAACAACCGAAGAAACCGACCAAAGACAACAACGTGGATTCGTCGATCGT TGTGAAACGATGCGAGAGCTTCGAGAAGGAAACGACGACGCCCGACGACGCCCAGGCTGTGATGGTCAGTTGCACCGTCGATTCGAAGAtcggcggtggcggcggacAACGCGGTAAGCCAATCTACGAGAACGTTCACGCCATTCCGAACCCTGAGAAGGTTCGCGATCGGACGCGACGCAACGACAGCCAGCAGTCGACCACGTTCGGCACCGTGGCTCTTTCTAGAAAGCTGAGCGTCCTGCTGCTCGGCATCGACAGCGTCAGTCGATTGAACTTTATACGTAGCATGCCGATCACCGAGAGATACTTGCTGGAAACCGGCTGGCTTCGATTCGACGGATACAACAAGATGGGCGACAATACGTTTCCCAACTTGATGGCCATCCTGACAGGACAGAACCAGTCACAGGCCTACTCGTTGTGCAAACCGACCGTTCCGTACATGCTCGATCGTTGCCCCTTCCTCTGGCGGAATTTTCGCGACGCGGGCTACGCCACTGCCTATGGCGAGGACGAAACGGCTCTCAACACCTTCAACTATCTGAAGATGGGCTTCGTCGAGCCGCCGACCGACTATTACCTCCGACCGTACATGCTCGCCTGCGAGAAGTTGCTGAAAGTGAAAAAGAG ATTCGGGCTCAAGTATTGCACCGGACCCGAGACCAGCTTCGATAGAATTCTCGATTACGCGACCGAGTACGCGCGAGCGTTCCGCGGCTCGCCATATTTTGGCTTCTTCTGGACGATCAGCGTGAGCCACGAGAACGCGAACGGACTGTCATCGATGGACGGCCGACTTCTCGACAAGCTGAAGCGACTGGAAAGCGAGGGTATCGCGAACGACACGATGATCGTGCTGCTGAGCGACCACGGAATGCGCTGGGGCCCGATCAGGAACACGTTCGTCGGGTGGTACGAGGAGAGGCTGCCGTTCCTCTACCTTTGGCTTCCCGAGTGGTTCCGAGAAGAACGACCAGAGGCGTATTCGTCGCTGCGCGCCAATCAACGTCGGTTGATCTCGCCGTTCGACCTCTACGAAACACTGAGGGACGTGTTGCGGTTGTCAGGTGGCTCGGCCAATCCGTCCTCGGGATGCCCCGGATGTCGCAGCCTGCTTGCGGGCCCGGTGCCCCTCGAGAGAGGTTGCTCCGACGTCGGAATCTCGTCTCATTGGTGCGCCTGTAGCGCCTTCGAGTCGGTGGACACTCGCGATCCGATCGCTCAGAAGGGAGCGCAGGTGTTTCTCGATCACGTGGACAAGCTGCTCGACGGCTATCGGGACAAGAAGGGAAGACGGTTGTGCGCGAAACTTCGTTTGAAGAAGTTGCACCGTGTTGACCGCGTGATCGACTTCGGAAACTCGAGCAGCGTCGCCTACTTCTACATGATACAAGTGAGCCCCGGGGATGCGAAGTTCGAGGTGACGGTTCGATACCACGAGAACGGAACCTACACCCTGTCCGACCACGAGGTTAGCAGGATCAATCCTTACGCCTCTACCGCGGAGTGCTTGGATCGCGGAACCAAGCAATATTGCCATTGTCTCAAGTAA